One Vigna unguiculata cultivar IT97K-499-35 chromosome 7, ASM411807v1, whole genome shotgun sequence genomic region harbors:
- the LOC114192690 gene encoding polygalacturonase-like, which yields MTHVDVKGPCKAPIEIQLDGTIKAPQKPEDVGGDQLLRIGYVNALTISGKGVIDGQGSYAWKQNDCSKNTKCKLLGMNLGFNFINNSIIRGITTKDSKHFHVNVLGCNNFTFDGFKVSTPGDSANTDGIHIGRSTGVNVLNTDIATGDDCVSLGDGSRQVLVQNVKCGPGHGISIGSLGKYKEEESVDGITVKGCTLKGTTNGVRIKTWPNEPGTITVTNMRFEDITMDNVMNPIIIDQEYCPWNQCSKQNPSKIKISKVIIKNIKGTSGTKEGIILACSSGVPCEGVEISNVDLTFKGAPVITTCSNVKPKITGKAPACTTPSTKKE from the exons ATGACCCATGTAGATGTAAAAGGTCCTTGCAAGGCTCCTATTGAAATTCAACTTGATGGCACAATTAAAGCACCTCAAAAGCCAGAGGATGTTGGCGGTGATCAATTGCTCAGGATTGGTTATGTGAACGCCTTAACCATATCTGGTAAAGGAGTTATTGATGGTCAAGGTTCATATGCTTGGAAACAAAATGATTGTTCAAAGAACACTAAGTGCAAACTGCTTGGCATg AATTTGGGTTTCAATTTCatcaataattcaataattCGTGGAATTACAACCAAGGATAGCAAACACTTTCACGTAAATGTTTTGGGCTGCAACAATTTCACATTTGATGGATTTAAAGTAAGTACTCCAGGCGACAGTGCCAACACTGATGGCATCCACATTGGAAGATCCACCGGTGTGAATGTTCTTAATACAGACATTGCCACCGGAGATGATTGTGTCTCACTAGGTGATGGTAGCAGACAAGTACTTGTCCAAAATGTGAAATGTGGACCTGGTCATGGTATTAGTATTGGAAGTCTTGGCAAATACAAGGAAGAAGAGTCTGTTGATGGTATCACAGTTAAGGGTTGCACTTTGAAAGGAACTACCAATGGAGTGAGGATTAAGACTTGGCCTAATGAGCCAGGAACAATTACAGTTACTAACATGAGATTTGAAGATATTACCATGGATAATGTTATGAACCCTATCATCATAGACCAAGAGTATTGTCCATGGAACCAATGCTCCAAACAG AATCCATCGAAAATAAAGATAAGCAAAGTTATCATCAAGAATATCAAGGGAACTTCAGGAACCAAAGAAGGAATTATTCTTGCTTGTAGTAGTGGTGTACCCTGTGAGGGAGTGGAGATATCTAATGTTGATCTCACATTCAAAGGAGCTCCGGTAATAACTACGTGTTCTAATGTCAAGCCAAAAATAACAGGAAAGGCTCCTGCCTGTACAACTCCAAGtactaaaaaagaataa
- the LOC114192626 gene encoding polygalacturonase-like: MKFSVIILFLSFFIINFVLVQSATLEISKFGGKPNTNIAKALTSAWAEACASTSAVKIVIPSGTYQMTHVDVKGPCKAPIEIQLDGTIKAPQKPEDVGGDQLLRIGYVNALTISGKGVIDGQGSYAWKQNDCSKNTKCKLLGMNLGFNFINNSIIRGITTKDSKHFHVNVLGCNNFTFDGFKVSTPGDSANTDGIHIGRSTGVNVLNTDIATGDDCVSLGDGSRQVLVQNVKCGPGHGISIGSLGKYKEEESVDGITVKGCTLKGTTNGVRIKTWPNEPGTITVTNMRFEDITMDNVMNPIIIDQEYCPWNQCSKQNPSKIKISKVIIKNIKGTSGTKEGIILACSSGVPCEGVEISNVDLTFKGAPVIATCSNVKPKITGKTPACTAPSTKKE; the protein is encoded by the exons atgaagttctctgtgataatattatttttatctttttttataattaattttgttttagttcAATCAGCGACTCTAGAAATATCAAAATTTGGAGGAAAACCAAATACAAATATAGCTAAG GCTTTAACAAGTGCTTGGGCTGAAGCATGTGCATCCACATCTGCTGTCAAAATTGTGATTCCAAGTGGAACATATCAAATGACCCATGTAGATGTAAAAGGTCCTTGCAAGGCTCCTATTGAAATTCAACTTGATGGCACAATTAAAGCACCTCAAAAGCCAGAGGATGTTGGCGGTGATCAATTGCTCAGGATTGGTTATGTGAACGCCTTAACCATATCTGGTAAAGGAGTTATTGATGGTCAAGGTTCATATGCTTGGAAACAAAATGATTGTTCAAAGAACACTAAGTGCAAACTGCTTGGCATg AATTTGGGTTTCAATTTCatcaataattcaataattCGTGGAATTACAACCAAGGATAGCAAACACTTTCACGTAAATGTTTTGGGCTGCAACAATTTCACATTTGATGGATTTAAAGTAAGTACTCCAGGCGACAGTGCCAACACTGATGGCATCCACATTGGAAGATCCACCGGTGTGAATGTTCTTAATACAGACATTGCCACCGGAGATGATTGTGTCTCACTAGGTGATGGTAGCAGACAAGTACTTGTCCAAAATGTGAAATGTGGACCTGGTCATGGTATTAGTATTGGAAGTCTTGGCAAATACAAGGAAGAAGAGTCTGTTGATGGTATCACAGTTAAGGGTTGCACTTTGAAAGGAACTACCAATGGAGTGAGGATTAAGACTTGGCCTAATGAGCCAGGAACAATTACAGTTACTAACATGAGATTTGAAGATATTACCATGGATAATGTTATGAACCCTATCATCATAGACCAAGAGTATTGTCCATGGAACCAATGCTCCAAACAG AATCCATCGAAAATAAAGATAAGCAAAGTTATCATCAAGAATATCAAGGGAACTTCAGGAACCAAAGAAGGAATTATTCTTGCTTGTAGTAGTGGTGTACCCTGTGAGGGAGTGGAGATATCTAATGTTGATCTCACATTCAAAGGAGCTCCGGTAATAGCTACGTGTTCTAATGTCAAGCCAAAAATAACAGGAAAGACTCCTGCCTGTACAGCTCCAAGtactaaaaaagaataa